The sequence below is a genomic window from Lolium perenne isolate Kyuss_39 chromosome 4, Kyuss_2.0, whole genome shotgun sequence.
ggaggacgccttccttccTATCGGTTGCAACCGCAGCCTCACGCCTGGCGTCCTGTTCATCTTTCATCTGCCGCTTCAACTTCTTCAACTCCTCCTTCAGCAAGGCATTTTCATTCTTGGCgtcggtggcaagcctgttggcctccagcacctgatcagccgaagtttTGACAGTCTTCCGAAGCTGGGCGTTTTCAACCTCTAGTCGGGTGAACTGCTCAGCAAAATCTACCACAACGtcgactgtggcataaatcggctgtAGTAAGGGAAATCAAGAAGACTCAGTCAGATATGTAAAAACCCGGCAAAGCAAAGAGAGAAGTTAAGGCGGACTAAACACTTACGTGGTCACGAGCAGCCGATGAAGTAGGagcatcgccaggaggaataaccttcgacaccGGAATTTTTTCTACAGCCGTCCTTGTGGGAGGcgtcgacttggcaggagaaggattCGGCTCCTTAGCTGATGGAAGGAGAGGACCGCGCCGCCAGGTTCCGGGTTTgccccgccgcccccatcactGCCCGCCCGATGAGGCCGCGGCGAGGAAGAGGAGAGGCCAAGCCACCAGATCATGGGcacgccgccgccatcaccgcccgcCCGGCGAGAGGCCGCGCCGCCAACATCCTCCACGGGCCGGggccatccccccccccccccccccccgtgcggAGGCTAGCCTCCATCCGCCGCACTGGGGGATCACGCGAGGATCCCCGCCACCCCCATCACCGGCCGCGAGGCTTCGCCGACGATGGCCTCCGAGGACGATGAGGAGGGAGGGAGGGGGAGGggaagacggcggcggcggctagggtttccgccCCAAGTCgccctgggggggggggggggggacgaggAGGGATAGGAAGGGACGTAGTAGTACGTCCGCGGTCGTCCGGCTCGCCCCAAAAGCCTCCCAGATTTGGGCTGGCTTTGGGTCTTGCCGGACACCGCAGTCGTCCGTTTTTAGTTTTGGTCTGCCTGTTGGGAGCTGGTTTTACCCAAACGGACAAAGGTGGACAGTTTGGGTCAGGTTTGGTCTCCCGTTGGAAATGGCCTTAGGATCCTTTCCAAGTTAATTGTCACACTTTCATTTTTTTCCTACAAAAAGGGTATCATCTGCCTCACTAGACCACCAGGAATGAAATCAGAGCACATGCCCCTAATGAGGTCAGTGTCCATCAACAACGACCATCCTCTGCAGCAAAAGAGTGGCCTATTTTGAATTTGAAGTTTAATTGTACACAAATGTTTGAAATAAACCAATGCCACCATCTTAACATGGATTATGGATGTATAATATAACAAGACGGGGACACAAGGACAGGAAATAAATAGGCAGTGTACATAAATATGCAGTTTCGTTGCCTGCAGTCCGGAAATCGCACGCCTTGTTCGTTTCATGATGCCCCCATCCATCCATCATTAATTCACCGCCCGGCAGTTGACCCTGATCTCCCCGGACGACCCCGTCAGCAGGCCGATATTGCTCAGTTTCACCATCGCCGCAGCGAAGTCGCTGCCAAACTGATCGTTATTGGAGGCGTAGGTCCTGACCAGATCGTCCGTGGAGCCGCCGTCGTACAGCGCCTGGTCGGAATGGAGCAGACCGTGGCGGGAGAGGAGGCCGGAGAAGTAGCCGTTATCGAAGGTGTTGGGAGAGGACGCGTCGAGCGCCGCGAGGTTGCCGTCGCCGCCGGCCTGTGGGCAGCCGCCTCGCAGGGACGCCGCGAATGCCCCGTCAATGTCGGTGTCGGTGTAGATCCGGTTCCGGTAGTTCTGGCACTGCGCCCGGCCGATGGTATGGGCCCCTGCAGCAATGTGAATTCGCGTGGTGATGGATCAATCGAGGTATATATGGTAACAATAGAGAGCTGTCTACGGTGATCGATCGATCGAGGTAGTAAACTGGAGATATATGGATACGATGCTCTTGGCCTCTGGCATCACCCTATCTTGTTACATATGTACCACATTTGTTTTAAAATAAGTGCCATAACTTTGTCTAAAAGGAACATATTTAGACGCATTTCAGTggatagatacatccatatctacatAGTTGGGATATTTattttagcatggatctgtgtggACCGTGTGTGTATACTTGCATggtgattttctggaatttgcTAACTCTCAGCTAGATTCGTACTCAGTCAAATTTTACACCATTTAATTTGCTTTGTGATTTGTGCTAGTTTCAACTTGAGTTGCAACCCCTTTTCTTCTTTTGAGTTTGGAACATTGCATGGTGCATGAATGAATTATGAGGTAGTTGGACGGCATACTCTGACTACTCGAGTCATCGGGTACTTGTTTGCTTCCGTTCTTCAAGGAAAAAGGTGCTTGATGGCTCGTGCAAGCCTTGTCTAGTTGCGAAAAGGAAAGATGGTGACAAGCGCAGGGACGCCAGCCATCGATCACCATGTTTTTTTCAGGGCATGCAGCCAAGGCAATGCGTCATGTCTCTAACGTGTCCTTGCTTGTATATGATCAGTGTTCAGTGACGGATGAGATCTACTCGGTCGATCGATCATCTAGAGGTAGACCGTAGACGTTGCCTAGAACTTTTGAGAAAAAGGAGTCATAATAATGGAACTACGAAGCCTACACGTATTAATGTGCATCTATAGCGTACTAGGCAGCTAGCCATGCACACGCACTTGGTTTGGTTTGCATGTCAAGGCATGCATCAACATCTCAACCGGCCAGTGTTATGTAATTATACTATGTAGATCAAATTGATAAAACCTAGAGATCGATCGAGGTAGTAAACTAGCTTTGGGTAGAGGTGTGCATACCAGATAGAGCAACCATGTCCGTGGTGCTTAGTCCTTTTTTGGAGAAAGCAGTGAGGAGATCATTGAGGTTGGAGTTGGGGCCTGGGAGGTCACTGCTGGCAAGTGACGCGCTTGCTGTGGTGGCGTCCCTCCTTCCAAGTTGAACCGCCCATGATGGCCCCCCTAGCTGCACAAAAAGTCGAGCCGGTAACGTCCTGCTTGTCGCATACATGTTCCGCGCCGACGGAACCATCACTGTAGCTAGCTAGTGCAAGAACCGCGACAGAGAGTGCTGTAAATTTAGCTTACACGGACGACGGAGTcgcgggcggcgacggcgaggatgTCGGCGCAGGAGACGGTCCGCGGGCACATGAACTCCAGCAGCATCTTGATCTTGTCGATCACCTCCAGACCGCGCAGCGACCCGGCGTTCGGCCCGGCCCCCTTCTCGCCGGTGAAACCGGCCGTGTCATCCAGTAGAACGGACGCGTCGCACCCCTGTTGTGCATAGACACACATACCTCCACCATCAACAGAGATCTAGCGTTTCACGCGAGAGATGAATGCTCGAAAAAACGGTAACGATCGAGGAAGAGATGTTGGCCATGGACTTGCTTGCACAAAGCAGTCGTGGAAGTGGAGCCGGAGAAGAGAAGCGCCCATGCGGTGGTCCAGCAGCACCGCCGTTGTCACGACAGTCCTGATGGTGAGAAGCGTGGCGGGGCAAGAAGACCCGTAGTAGTTCTCTGATAGCTGTGCGTTCGCTACCGCCACGGACGTCGCTGCTGCGAGGAGCAAGAGCAAACCAGGCAGAGCAGAGCTGTCCTTGGGAGTAGCAGGAGCCATGGGAGATCCTAGTATCTGGAGGCCTCACCTTTTGGGTTTGGGGATAGCCCTCTCCACTGCAGTTCCAAAGGCATATTTATACTCCCAGGCAGTAGCATTAATGTCTGCTGCAGCTAGCAATCACCTCTGTGATAATTAGAACTACAAAATTTGAATTTGTAGCAACCGTTGGACGAATATAAATTCTAACATGCTAGTGACTGGGAAATATATGTCATCAGGGGTAAAGAACATTTTGATCAAATCGGTCTTACAGTCTGTGTCTACGTATGCCATGGGGGTGTTCAAATTTCCTGCTGGATTAATTGAAGATCTGGAGCGCATTATTCGCGACTTGTGGTGGGGTGATGAGGTTAATAAGAGGAAAATGCATTGACTGGCCTGGGATAAAGTGACTAGGCCAAAAGGGTATGGAGGCATTGGCTTTCAAGATCTCCATGTGTTTACCAGGACTGCTGGCTCGACAGGCTTGGCGCCTAATTCATTTACCTAATAGTCTCTGTGCGAGGCTGCTTAAAGCTAGATACTACCCCTCTGATCACTTGTTGAACACGGCCTTCATCCAAAACCAATCTCAAACATGGCAGGGTGTTGTGCATGGGCTTGATCTAGGCATCATATGGCGTATTGGCACAGATTCCAGTGTCAAAAAATTTAGAGACAATTGGCTTCCAAGACCGGGAGCTCTAAAATTGGATGGTAGGAGAGGTTCCTCACGCCGCAAATGGGTCTCGAAACTCATTATCCAAGGAAGCATGTCGTGGGATTttctttcgaaatgggggaaaaatcgccccagcttctgcatccaacggATGCACACggatttttttattagattagtcacaacaccttacaagagcaatacaaaagatcaaactcgaagccacctcgctaaacctacagaggggtgaagggggtgacaattcaccaactcacgtcaaccaaaaaccaaatgccttcccaggccgcccaatagcagatgagaagcacatccagtcaagcagactcttagcatacgccaacgcacacgccatagaagttgctacAGCCATCttcgtcgactccatcttcaagagagatcatcgcattgaccatgtcaggcctgccatcgatgccgccacggcgccagacgactccaccatcctgcacgagtccatcacactgcatccgtcccgacacaccactgcaccatgccaCGGCAACTCGACGACGCCGGCACAGCAAgagcacaccgctccacctcagcaccaccgccatccgttgcctgctccaaaaacgatgcccccaacTGGGAGAATGGcgttgcgcgccgccatcgtccgatccgggagacctgggtctagggtttcccctggagcagcCCAGGCGAAGAACGTTGGTtgcagagacaatgccttcaacaaggtaacgacgaaGCACGCTgccatcatccgccatgaccgaagtccgggccggctttcaccggtagctgcgcctcgccatcgggagctaggagacggatcgcgagatccgccacggctagccacacaactagccgATCTCCTCCGACGAGAGAGAAGACCACCACCGCGGTGCCACGGTCAGCACCACCTGCCACCAGGTCGACGCCGTCCCCGCCATCCAGGGCCGCCACCCTTAGTGTCGTGGTCCCAAACCTTGAGGAGGAGTTGTACGAGATCCGTCTCCATCATCGCTTGCCCGGCGATGCCGAGGCTAGGACGGAAGGAGAGGACCGTGCCGCCAGGTTTCGGGTCcacgccgccgcccccatcaccgcccGCCCGATGAGGCCGTGGCAAGGAAGAGGAGAGGCCGCGCCAGCAGATCATGGccacgccgccgccatcaccgcccgcCCGGCGAGAGGCCGCGCCGCCAACATCCTCCAAGGGCCGGGGCCATCCCCCGTGCAGAGGCTAGCCTCCATCCGTCGCATCGGGGGATCACGCGAGGATCCCCACCGCCCCCATCATCGGACGCGCCAGGCTTCGCCGGCGACGGCCTCCGGGGACGAcgaggagggagggagggagaggggaAGACGGTGGCGGCTAGGTTTTTCGCCCCGAGTCGCCCTGGAGGGGACGACCCGCGCGGAGGCTGGTTTCACCCGGCTCCTTGTTCGCAGTTGATGTTGTCGTGGGATGGGATGAGGCTGCTGTCCGCAACTGTTGTtttccccatggtgtagatgtggttCTCGGCATCAAATTATCCACCCGTGCGACAAATGATTTTATAGCCTGGAGTGGAGAGCATAATGGCTTATTCAGTGTTCGTTCTGCGTATCGTATTGGTTTGCAGGACAGGCTCCAATCTCTCTCTAGCGGACAATCAAGTGTCGGTCCATCTGGTGAACGGAGAGTCTGGGATCTTGTTTGGAAATCCTCTGTACCGCCGAAGCTCAGGGTTTTTGCTTGGAGGGTTGCTTCGGACTCCCTGGGAACTAGACAGAACTTAAACCGCTGTATCTCTACGGTGGATCCGACCTGTTCGTTATGTGGCTGCAAGGTTGAAGATTCACATCATGCGCTAATTGAATGTACACTAGCTCGAGCTCTCCGAGAAGAACTGCGTGTGCATTGGTAGCTCCATGATGAGTTGGCCTTCAGAGAGAATCATGAGGAGTGGATTTTTTTAGCTTCTGGGTAATGCTCCGAAGGACCAGTGACCCAAGATCATATTTCTGTTTTGGCGGGTCTGGTATCATCGAAATAATATCGTGCATGGGGATGGTAAGGCCTCGGTTTCGGCCTCTGTACCGTACTTAGTGAATTACCATCGCTCTTTTACTGGAGGCGGGGATGACGCGCTGATCAACGCGGTATCCTGGTCACCCCCACCAATTGGTTCTATCAAGGTTAATGTTGATGCAGGATGGGATTCTATGTCAAAAAGCGCGGGCATCAGTATCATTATTCGCGATCATCTGGGACATCCTATCCTTGCTGATTGGAAGCCAATTACGGGTTGTGGGAGTGCAGAAGAGGCGGAAGTCATTGCATGTATAGAAGATCTTCGGTATCTGATTGCTATTCGTCGTTGGCCTGCCTTCTTGGAGTTTGATTGTGCTTGGGCGGTGCATGTGATAATGGATGCTGTTGTGGTGCATGTCCCGGACTGGGCAACGATTTTAGAGGCCCGAGAACTCTTGAAGATTTTCAGTGACATCTCCTTATCTAAAGTGGATCGGAATCATAATGTTGTTGCTCATGTATTGGCCAATTAGGAAAATCTGGTTTCTCGGGTTGTATGAGTGATTCAATCCCTGACTGCGTTCGGGACTTGATCTCCGCGGATTGTGTGAACACTGTGTAATCTTAGGGCAACATGTTtcttacgcactcttttccttaccagggtacctaaggggactggaagATTTTTAATAAGGTGGCTTGCCGCCTAATATAATATATGTGTTCTTACGTAAAAAAAAGAATATAACTTCTAACGATTCATTGTTTTTTCTTTGACAAAGGCGAGCTTCATTACTTAAGAGGTTTAAATATTACATCCGACATCTACATAATTGAGATGTACACAGCTGATCCAATCGACGAGTTATACAAAATCAaaaagtaaacctctctataagTAAACATGAGGAAAATTGTAAGAGCGGCTAAGACGATGGGTGACCAATCCAAACATTATACTACCATCCATGTTGGATAAAAAGATCCTTCTCCGTATGCTCCAACTGTTTAGAGATCTTCGTAAACAGGTCGCGATGCTCCACACGCTGTAGAGACGACCATGAACAGAGTGTAGTTGTGCACCGGTAGATGAACCTTATAATAGAAATATTTTTATCgtaaaaaatcttgtcatttctacatagttaTAGCGACCAAATAACGGTAACTGCTTCCACCCTAATAAGTATCTTAAACCTAGAATCCACACCATTGAGGCAATTGTCGAATATATCGACATTGCGTGGTGGGTATAACTGTATAAGGTATACCCTATCTCGATGGATGACCTAACCATATAGATCTACCAAATTTGCattggaagaataagtgttttATAGTCTCGTTGTGATAATAGAAAACACACATTTTACTTCCATGCCAATTGTGTTTTGCAAGTTATCTTTCGTAAGGACTATCCATCTACGAAGATACGACACGGAAACTTTAGTTTTTAGCGACATCTTAATTtttcaaattttcttattattatcaattgGCACCTCATGCCATATTAAAGCCTTATACATAGAATCCACCAAAAATTTACCACTATTATGTAGATTCCATCAAAATCCATCGGACCCCCGCGTCAAATGGACTTAAGCTAGAAGTTGAAGCAAAGCATTCCAAGATGCTAGCCTCGGACCAAATAGATCTATTTTGAACGATACATTTGGTGGAGTGTATCGCTTTTGTGTCTCACAGTGTTGTACACGACTGTATATTGTTCTTGGAGTGTGGCGCTGCCGAGCTATATATTCTCTCGGAACCTAATTTTCGAGGCATCACGAATTGAGAAAGAACCATATGGGAAGAAGAATTTCTTTCTTGCCATTAGGCTAGTCCATAAGTGTGAGTCACCTGGTTTTCAATAAACCTGAGACATGCACGTGAACCAACTTACATGCATTTTTTTTAAGGAGGGTGTGCCACACCCAATCTTCAGTAAGctgtttgaagatccatttaccaAGGAGGACTATGTTTTCGACTTCAAGGTCATGACTCCCTAGTCCTAGTTTGTCTTTAGGGCGGCAAACCAGCCAATTGATATTTATTTTTCTCCGTATCATCTTGCCAAAAAGATCTTGCTTGAAAATAATCCAATATTTTTAAGACTCCTTTCGAAAATTAGAAGAATGATATCATATACAATACCATATTACTTAATATTGAGTTAATGAGAACAATCTTCCTCTTAAGGATAAAAGGTTGCCTTTCCAGCTATTTTTAATCCAATTTGTGACCACTCCATCATTTCCATTCATCatttgtaagtctccgataatggaTTTGAATACCCAAGTACCTAATAGTAATTTGGTCTTGTCTGCAGCCAAATAATTCAACATGCATATTAGAATCGTCTTGAGCCTTGCCAAAACAAAACAACTCACCCTTTAAGAAGTTTATCTTTAGACCCGAAAATTACTCAAACGCTGATAAAATTAGCTTTAGGTTTCTTTCCTTACTGATGTCATGTTCCATGAAGAGGATTACATAGTAAGCGTATTGGAGGATGGATAACCATCCATTAACAAGATGAGGGACCACTCCTTCAATTTGGCCATCAAACTTTGCGCGTTCAATCGTGACGACAATCATATATGATATTATATTAAACTAGCAATgatgggcgcggcggcacgccgcgccatatGGTGGCTAATTTATAATAGTTTTTAACGGTGATAGATGTTTGTGGATTTCCCTTGCACCTAAATAGTTATGTAGTTGATTGTATACGATGTTTCTGGGTTTCCACTgtgaatgaatgatgtagttgattTTTATCCATTTGGTTGGTTGTTATTTTTGTTCATATTGTCATTTGTCATTTGGTTGTTTGTTAATCTAGATGCTTGTGGATTTCCATTGCACCTAAATAATTGTGTAGTTGATGGTATATGATGTTTCTGGGTTCTGAAAaaacatttcatgatctctagGGTTTtgcgtgtttgataacaacattgGTGATGATCTAACATTGTGCTAAATATGTGACAGATAAAGAAAAAAGGGTCACGTCTGATAAAATCGACCCcccaaaaaaggaagaaaagagtTGGACTGAAAACTCTTTGGCCGACACTTTGGTGGaagaaggccggcactgccggtggaggCACCCCGGCACTACCGGTGGTTGCACTCCAGCACTGCTGGTGgctgcaccccggcactgccggttgatacgtctccaacgtatcaataatttcttatgttccatgctagttttatgacaatacctacatgttttattcatactttatatcattttgatgcattttccggtactaacctattaacaagatgccgaagcgtcagttcctgttttctgctgtttttggtttcagaaatcctacacatgaaatattctcggaattggacgaaacaaaagcccacggccctattttccacggagtgttccagaacatcgaagaagagtcggagatggccagcaggggggccaccccatagggcggcgcggccccacctcctggcgcgcccaggtgtggggagcccaccccctggctccaacgacactgcctcttcgcctatatattccttcatatcggaaaaccctaggaccgagagccaaaatacgagaaaagttccagagacgccgccaccgtcaaccccatctcgggggttctgaagatctcctccggcaccctgccggagaggggaatcatcaccggagggctctacatcaccatgcccgcctccggactgatgcgtgagtagttcatccttggactatgggtccatagcagtagctagatggttgtcttcttgtAATATCCCTGGTATTGGGGtttca
It includes:
- the LOC127332573 gene encoding peroxidase 2; this encodes MAPATPKDSSALPGLLLLLAAATSVAVANAQLSENYYGSSCPATLLTIRTVVTTAVLLDHRMGASLLRLHFHDCFVQGCDASVLLDDTAGFTGEKGAGPNAGSLRGLEVIDKIKMLLEFMCPRTVSCADILAVAARDSVVRLGGPSWAVQLGRRDATTASASLASSDLPGPNSNLNDLLTAFSKKGLSTTDMVALSGAHTIGRAQCQNYRNRIYTDTDIDGAFAASLRGGCPQAGGDGNLAALDASSPNTFDNGYFSGLLSRHGLLHSDQALYDGGSTDDLVRTYASNNDQFGSDFAAAMVKLSNIGLLTGSSGEIRVNCRAVN